One window of Dendrosporobacter quercicolus genomic DNA carries:
- a CDS encoding two-component system sensor histidine kinase NtrB, protein MARLDIKRKRVALTRELARLKHDLQARELDLEIQCRAMQDTLGELEESRSRYAELYDYAPVGYLTFDAKGCITEINLTGAAVLGMERTRLIGMPMSVFIDKGSCQLFFTHLRSCRLTGKKVTTEVKLAPKNAAPIHAQIISMPLPGGKGYGSQYRSIIADITERRHMEQEMLRMDRLNLIGEMAAGIAHEIRNPMTTVRGFLQTFMRRQEFAHIQSQLDLMLTELDRANAIITEYLSLARNKPVDQSLQSLNKIVADLLPLMESDALLHAKWVVAELPDSLPELRLDAQEIRQLLLNLVRNGLEAMAPGGRITLRTAVEDNQVVLFIQDQGPGIPAEVLPKLGTPFVTTKEDGTGLGLPICYSIAQRHHAQIEIETGNCGTTFIVKFPYPK, encoded by the coding sequence GTGGCTCGATTAGATATAAAACGCAAACGCGTTGCCCTGACAAGGGAATTGGCGCGGCTGAAACATGATCTGCAGGCCCGGGAACTGGATCTGGAAATCCAGTGCCGGGCAATGCAGGATACACTCGGCGAACTGGAAGAATCCCGCAGCCGTTATGCCGAGCTTTATGATTACGCGCCGGTTGGCTATCTGACGTTTGACGCTAAAGGCTGCATAACTGAAATCAACCTTACTGGTGCGGCAGTATTAGGCATGGAACGTACCCGTCTCATTGGCATGCCTATGTCTGTTTTTATTGACAAAGGAAGCTGCCAGCTTTTCTTTACCCATCTGCGGTCCTGCCGGTTGACCGGAAAAAAAGTGACCACCGAAGTAAAGCTGGCACCCAAAAACGCTGCGCCCATCCATGCGCAGATCATCAGTATGCCGCTGCCGGGCGGCAAAGGCTATGGATCACAATATCGGTCAATTATAGCCGATATCACTGAACGCAGGCATATGGAACAAGAGATGTTGCGCATGGACCGGTTAAATCTGATTGGCGAAATGGCCGCCGGCATTGCTCACGAAATCAGGAACCCGATGACGACGGTGCGCGGTTTCTTACAGACCTTTATGCGCCGGCAGGAGTTTGCGCATATCCAGTCGCAGCTGGATCTGATGCTCACGGAGCTGGACAGAGCGAATGCTATCATTACCGAGTATCTCTCCCTCGCCCGGAACAAACCTGTCGATCAGTCACTGCAAAGCCTCAATAAGATTGTCGCCGATCTGCTGCCATTGATGGAGTCAGATGCACTGCTTCACGCCAAGTGGGTTGTTGCCGAATTGCCGGACAGCCTGCCCGAATTACGGCTTGACGCCCAGGAAATACGTCAGCTTCTCTTAAATTTGGTCCGAAACGGCTTGGAAGCGATGGCGCCCGGCGGTCGTATAACGCTGAGGACTGCCGTCGAAGACAACCAGGTAGTGTTATTCATCCAAGACCAGGGTCCGGGTATCCCGGCGGAAGTACTGCCGAAATTGGGCACGCCCTTTGTAACAACCAAAGAAGACGGCACTGGGCTGGGGCTGCCGATATGCTACAGCATCGCGCAACGGCATCATGCCCAAATAGAAATTGAGACAGGAAATTGCGGCACAACCTTTATCGTGAAATTCCCGTATCCTAAATAG
- a CDS encoding manganese catalase family protein, translating into MWIYEKKLEHPVKVSCPDVKFAKMVITQYGGPDGELGASLRYLNQRYSMPTDQAKALLTDIGTEELAHMEMIAAMVYKLVDGATCEDFKAAGWEGQYVQHNHGLFWTDTNGVPWCASYIACLGDPIADLAEDMAAEQKARVTYEHLISCTNDPCVKDTLRFLWQREVVHFQRFGETLNDIQEWMCKSKHVWNGHKCDCDKD; encoded by the coding sequence ATGTGGATATACGAGAAAAAGCTTGAGCATCCGGTCAAAGTTTCCTGTCCTGATGTAAAGTTTGCCAAAATGGTCATTACACAGTATGGCGGACCTGACGGAGAACTTGGAGCATCGCTCCGCTACCTCAATCAACGTTATTCTATGCCGACAGATCAGGCCAAAGCGTTATTGACCGATATCGGCACAGAAGAACTGGCGCATATGGAAATGATCGCGGCCATGGTCTATAAGCTGGTTGATGGCGCCACTTGCGAAGACTTTAAAGCCGCAGGCTGGGAAGGTCAGTATGTGCAGCATAATCATGGCTTGTTCTGGACGGATACGAACGGTGTGCCCTGGTGTGCTTCCTACATCGCCTGCCTGGGTGATCCGATTGCTGATTTGGCTGAGGACATGGCTGCAGAACAAAAAGCGCGGGTCACTTACGAACATCTGATCAGCTGTACCAATGATCCCTGCGTAAAAGACACACTGCGCTTTTTATGGCAGCGGGAAGTCGTACATTTTCAACGCTTTGGCGAGACCTTAAACGATATCCAGGAATGGATGTGCAAGTCGAAGCACGTATGGAACGGACATAAGTGTGACTGTGACAAGGATTAA
- a CDS encoding spore coat protein CotJB, with amino-acid sequence MSCEKQLAMLKKLQEMEFVAVELNLYLDTRPCDKDALNDYNCAVEAIRKLVREYEEEFGPLLNFGMGGFSKEPWQWAKGPWPWEL; translated from the coding sequence GTGAGTTGTGAGAAACAATTGGCAATGCTTAAGAAACTCCAGGAGATGGAATTCGTGGCCGTTGAACTCAATTTATATCTGGATACGCGGCCGTGTGATAAGGACGCACTGAATGACTATAACTGCGCTGTTGAGGCAATAAGAAAACTGGTGCGGGAATATGAGGAAGAGTTTGGCCCGCTGCTTAATTTTGGCATGGGCGGATTTAGTAAAGAGCCGTGGCAATGGGCGAAAGGGCCTTGGCCGTGGGAACTGTAG
- a CDS encoding spore coat associated protein CotJA: MSKKKAATKWYDEMDDDDFEMIHAMDSFGKQDGKCGEVPANVKLAHAYVPFQCYQKAFCPAEALTKGTLFPELWGVYPIPR; this comes from the coding sequence TTGAGCAAAAAAAAGGCTGCAACAAAATGGTACGACGAAATGGATGATGATGATTTTGAAATGATTCACGCAATGGACAGTTTCGGCAAGCAAGACGGCAAGTGCGGGGAAGTGCCCGCAAATGTTAAGCTGGCTCATGCCTATGTTCCTTTTCAATGTTATCAGAAAGCTTTTTGTCCGGCTGAAGCATTAACGAAAGGGACTTTATTTCCCGAATTATGGGGCGTTTATCCAATACCGAGGTAA
- a CDS encoding PspC domain-containing protein, whose amino-acid sequence MLGLIRIGAYLLSGFTIWHFFDGSGIDGTSLVQRLALDSAHGMIFGVCAGVSQYTGVDVSLIRFAWALSCLYRGLGIILYILAFIIMPA is encoded by the coding sequence ATGCTGGGGCTCATTCGCATTGGCGCATATCTGCTTAGCGGTTTTACCATCTGGCATTTTTTCGACGGGAGCGGTATTGACGGGACATCGCTGGTGCAACGCCTGGCGCTTGATTCCGCGCATGGCATGATATTCGGCGTATGCGCCGGAGTCAGCCAATACACCGGGGTTGACGTAAGCTTAATCCGTTTTGCCTGGGCGCTGTCCTGTCTGTACCGCGGTCTGGGTATTATCTTATATATACTGGCGTTTATCATTATGCCGGCCTAA